Proteins encoded by one window of Nicotiana tabacum cultivar K326 chromosome 10, ASM71507v2, whole genome shotgun sequence:
- the LOC142165008 gene encoding uncharacterized protein LOC142165008, translated as MEIHNDMGYRVYVELKKENREFGMYPLCITTIENDLISGGSLNQGDIVQIDEGVQRYDSDTNDTLALDFVNSGEAIGVFELHKDLIISKTNQKEVMAGQVYEDKATLKEVMENYAIAQRFQFRVDRSNAVSYALLCISEDCEWRFKASSINKSELFKVREFNDNHTCPLKDKVYEQRQASSSLIGGMIRPKLTNHKRKYTPRDIIDDVKSDLGVDVSYMLAWRAKEKAMNFLRGELADSYKNLPGYLYTMDMTYPGSHIRMVKSPKNEFMYVYISLYAFIRGFNHCRPIIVVDGSHLKSYYTGTFVSASTLDGAGHILPLAYGVIDSENDVAWTWFFEQFKIAYDERENMCIVSDRNESIIKSVSRVYPDVPHFACIWHLWNNVYKKFKKSHAKLSEIYFSMSKAYTQAEFDNLMEKVDIRVKEYLELAGYEKWTRLYAPVNRGWTMTSNIAESINVALVSTRELPIYDFLEEVRKMFGHWNFSNRKEATQTYTTFGKKYQEMLTLNEEMSTCMTYDSNAYVSILLPKVQQNSDKFCTNSSWYCAGLNIDVVPSTEYLHTFNDGGRNYTVCLLERKCVCERFQVDELPCPHAWAVLKIKFLMPEEYCSNYYKPNKIVMTYDLLVYPLPDRNDWNIPEHVAEEVVLPPKWKRPPGRPKKKRDKTLSELLQPKNQHSCRICGQRGHNKRTCRNAPRNNS; from the exons ATGGAAATACACAATGATATGGGTTACAGAGTTTATGTAGAATtgaaaaaagagaacagagaatttGGGATGTATCCTTTGTGCATAACAACTATCGAAAACGATCTTATATCCGGAGGTAGTTTAAATCAAGGCGACATTGTGCAAATAGACGAAGGAGTTCAAAGGTACGATTCCGATACAAATGATACACTGGCTCTAGATTTTGTCAATTCAGGAGAAGCGATTGGAGTGTTCGAACTCCACAAGGATTTGATAAtttcaaaaactaatcaaaagGAGGTTATGGCTGGACAAGTTTATGAGGATAAGGCTACATTGAAAGAGGTGATGGAGAATTATGCTATAGCTCAAAGGTTTCAATTCCGGGTTGATAGGTCTAATGCTGTCAG CTATGCATTATTATGCATTTCAGAAGATTGTGAATGGAGGTTTAAGGCTTCAAGTATTAACAAATCGGAACTATTCAAAGTGAGAGAATTCAATGATAACCATACATGTCCGCTGAAGGACAAGGTGTATGAGCAGCGGCAGGCTAGTAGCAGCCTTATAGGTGGTATGATAAGGCCTAAGCTTACAAACCATAAGAGGAAATACACTCCAAGggatattattgatgatgtgaaatCAGATTTAGGTGTAGATGTTAGCTACATGTTGGCGTGGAGGGCTAAAGAAAAAGCAATGAATTTTCTGAGAGGTGAACTGGCTGATTCATACAAAAATTTACCAGGATATTTATATACAATGGATATGACATATCCAGGTTCccacataagaatggtaaaatcgCCAAAAAATGAATTCATGTACGTGTATATATCCTTGTATGCCTTTATAAGGGGGTTTAATCATTGTAGACCCATTATTGTTGTGGATGGAAGTCACCTAAAATCTTACTACACCGGGACATTCGTTTCGGCAAGCACGTTGGATGGTGCAG GTCATATATTGCCACTAGCATATGGTGTTATTGATTCAGAGAACGATGTTGCTTGGACgtggttctttgagcaattcaagatagCATACGATGAAAGGGAAAACATGTGCATCGTTTCAGATAGAAATGAGAGTATCATTAAATCTGTATCGAGAGTGTATCCAGATGTACCGCATTTTGCTTGTATATGGCATCTATGGAACAACGTAtataagaaattcaaaaaaaGCCATGCCAAGTTGAGCGAGATATACTTCTCTATGTCAAAAGCATACACACAAGCTGAATTTGACAATCTGATGGAGAAGGTAGATATTAGGGTGAAAGAATACTTAGAGTTAGCTGGTTACGAAAAATGGACTAGGTTGTATGCACCTGTTAACAGGGGATGGACAATGACGTCAAATATTGCTGAGTCAATCAATGTCGCACTAGTTTCAACAAGGGAATTGCCAATATACGACTTCCTCGAAGAAGTTAGGAAGATGTTTGGACATTGGAATTTTAGTAACCGCAAAGAAGCTACACAGACATACACGACGTTTGGAAAAAAATACCAAGAGATGCTGACTTTGAATGAGGAAATGTCTACATGTATGACT TATGATTCTAATGCTTATGTTAGCATCCTGTTGCCTAAAGTACAACAGAATTCTGATAAGTTCTGCACTAATAGCAGTTGGTATTGTGCTGGTCTAAATATTGAT GTGGTACCATCAACTGAATACTTACATACGTTTAACGATGGTGGGAGGAATTACACAGTCTGCCTATTAGAGAGAAAATGTGTTTGTGAGAGGTTCCAAGTTGATGAATTGCCATGCCCACATGCTTGGGCTGTATTGAAGATCAAGTTTCTAATGCCAGAAGAATATTGCTCTAACTATTACAAACCAAATAAAATTGTAATGACATATGATTTGCTAGTGTACCCGCTACCGGACAGAAATGACTGGAATATACCAGAACATGTTGCAGAGGAGGTTGTACTACCCCCCAAATGGAAAAGACCTCCTGGAAGGCCAAAGAAGAAGCGCGATAAAACATTAAGTGAATTGTTGCAGCCAAAAAATCAACATTCATGTAGAATATGTGGGCAGAGAGGACATAACAAGCGAACGTGTAGAAATGCTCCACGTAATAATAGTTAA